The genomic DNA GCCGGGCTACTTCCCGAAAAAAGAACGTTTCACGCAGAGGACGCCGAGGGTGAAAGAGAGGACGCAGAGGAACGACGGTTCGTTTCTCTGCGTCCTCTCGGTTTTCTCTGCGTCCTCTGCGTGAAACTGCTGTCCGCTCTCGTTAACTTGCTGCCCGGCGCCGCACCTTCGGTTCCGGCAGCGAAATGACTTCGAGTTCTTCGGCGGGCACTTCGAAATCCTTGGGCAGATCAGTTTCCTGCGTAGCCCGGATCCTCACGATTTGCCGCCCGCCGATGCCCAGGTAGCCGCGGTCCTCGATCACCTCGGCTTCGGTCGTCGTCGTCGGCCAGTGCACGAGCACGCGGGTGCCGACGGGGAGCGTCAGCGGCTTTGTCTTCTTCCTTCCCATTCTTCCTCCTGCCATGGAGACGTACCGGTCAGGTCCGTCAAATGTGCGTGCACTGCCCGGTCGAAGTCCACTGCCAGGCGATTGCAAGCAGCTCTCCAGGCCCGCACCTGGGCCAAGCGCACTCGGTCCTGCCCATACAGGTCGCGGTGCGTGAAGTCCTGATGGGCAATCGCATTGCGCCACACGTTCAACTCCGACAACGTGCGCTGGCGCTCCTTGTTCCGAGCGTCCAGCGCCGCGACTGCATCCCAGAACGGCATTCCGAGGCGCCCGTAGTCGGAGCCGATGTTGCCCGGATTGGGGTTCCCTGAGTCCAGCTTTCTCCCCTCGAGGAACCGACTCCGCATGATGAATCCGAAGGTCGCTGCAACTGCGCATCCGATCAAGTGCTCAACGCACTCGGTGTGCAGGTCGCGGCAGAAGCGCTGGAACTGCGACGCGAGCAGGACGGCGTAAGCCTGGTTGATCTGCTGCGTCGCCGTGCGCCGCCCCCGGCCCGCGCCGCCCACCGCCCGGTGGGCAGACTCGATCTCATCCAGCGCTCGCCGGCTGTCGGCGTGCCATACCTGGAGTGCGCGGGACGGCATTGCCGGGCCGAACGAGAGGGTGGATGGATGCGAAGGCGCGAACGAAGCTTACAAGTGGACAGAGTGACACGCAAGTGCGGCGTGTCACCCGTCCGCTGCCCCTCGTCTTCCCCAAAGAAAGTTTCACGCAGAAGACGCCGGGGTGAAAGAGAGGACGCAGAGGAACGACGTTTCGTTTCTCTGCGTCCTCTCGGTTTTCTCTGCGTCCTCTGCGTGAAACTGCTGTTCTCAGGCCAGCGCCTCGCGCGCCATGCGGTTGAGCTCCTTGCCTTCGAAGCGACCCTTCACCCGCGGGCTGACGGCCTTCATGATGCCGCCCAGGTCCGTCGCGCCCGCGTCCATCGCCTCGCGGATCATGGCGCGCACCTCGTCGTCGCCCAGTGCGGGGGGAAGGTACGCCTGCAGCTGCGCGGCTTCCTGGTCTTCCTTCTCCGCCAGCTCGGCCCGGCCGCCGGCGCGGAACTGCTCGGCGGCTTCGCGGCGGCGCTTGATGGCGGTGGTCAGCAGGCCGCGCACGTCGTCGTCCGCCGCCTCCCTGCCCTGGTCGATCTCCTTGTTGCGGATCTCGGAGAGGAAGGTGGACAGCACCGTGGTGCGCAGCTTGTCGCGGTCGCGGCGCGCCTGGTTGAGGTCGGTACGGAGCTGTTCCTTCAGCGGCGTCTCCGGCATGGTGTTCCCCGGCGGGTTCGTGGTCGGTCCTGCATCGCGAGCGGGTGAATGTACCCGGCCGCACGCCCGGGCTCAACCGCGTCAGCCGGGGACACGTCCGTCACGGGGCGATTCGCACCCGCCAGCGGAGGTGTGCCTGGACATCCACGTACACGTTCCCACCGGCGGAAGCGCGAAGCGACTTGGTGGACCGCACCACCACGTCCATCTCCGAAGCCGTATCGACGGGCACCAGCGAAGCAGGGATTACGATGCTGCGCGGCAGCGGCGACGTGGCCGCGATGTCCGAGCTCTTCTGGCCGCGCAGCAGGCTCACCGACCATCGCTCCTCGATCGGTTCGGCGGCTGCTGCCGTCAGCGCCCCCGGCTCCACGGGCAGAACGACGTCCTGCCCCGCACCCACCGTCAGCGTTTCCGGGCCGCGGCGCGCTGCGCTCTGAAACAGGAACTCCTGAGGCGCCAGCGGCTGCCCGGCCGGCCTGGGAAGCGTCACGGTTCTGGGTTGCGCCAGGGTTGCGGGCGAAAACAGGAGCGTGTCGGAATAGCTCCGAAAACCAAAGGGGTTCATCGCGGGCGCGATGGCCCGTTCCCCGATCCTCAGCGTCTCGTCGGTAAACTCCGCGCCACGAACGTGGGAAACGAAGCCGCTGACGGAGAGGGTGTCGGGAGCGGTCCCCGGGCCGGGGTTCAGGCTTTGCAGGAGCAGGACGAAGTAGGCCTCCCCGCCCGGCCCCACCGGGTCGAACTCCATGCACCCGGACGCCAGGACGAGGGCCACCGCCGCCGCCCACCGGCGCCGCATCAGTTGCCCGTCAGGAAACGGGCTTCCATCTCCCACGGCTGCGTCAGCACGGGCGCTCGCAGCAGCGCGGCCGCCCCGACCACGCCCAGGCTGCCGAGGTCCACGTCCATCCACCGGCTCACCCTGCGCAGGGCCGGCACACGGCTGGAAACAGCCTCCTGCACCGGCCGTCCGAGGGCCAGGAACACCTGGTCGATCTGCGCCACGTGAACCCGTTCGTGTGTAAACGTGCCGAGGGACCGGGTGGTGTCGAACTCGTCGCTCGTGTCCAGTACCACGGTGCCGGGATACGTCACCCCTCCCACGTCGTGCCCCGCCACGCGCAGCCGGTGCTCCGGGGCGCGGAACACCATCACGCCCGCGGAGAGGCTGTTGGCCGGGTCCCACTCCAGCTCCGGCCGGGTGGCGGCGTACGCCGTGGCCGCCACCGCGAGCACATCCACGCGGGCCTGCAGGCGGGGCCCCTCACCCGAGGTCCGCAGGTAGAAGCGGACCGGGCCCAGGGGAAGGGCCACCTGCTCGAACGACGGGCGTCCCGCGCCGGCGTTCCAGACCACCGACGAGCCGACGGACGCCACCTGGCGGCCCACGAGCCCAGCTCCCCCCCACCGCGCCGAGGCGATGCGCTTTCCCGCGTACACCCCCGCCCCGCCCGCGGCGCCGCGGGTGAACCCGTCGCGGAACGAGCCGCCGCGCGCCGCCTGTACCAGCCCCGCCGACACCCCGCCGAACAGGGCGTTCGCCGAGAGCACCGCGAAATCCCCCGTCCACCGGGGATACTCGGGGGCGGGTTGGGCGCGCGCGAGTGCCGGAACGAGGAGAACCGGCAGCACGCACCGGAGCGCCTGGAGCGCGGCGTGGAGGCTCATCGGGATCCGTGTGGGGGGAGGAACGCTGGCGACCGGGGAACGTATGGTGGCCGCCCCGGCGCGGCAACGCCACGTGCGCCGGACGTCTTGTCGGGCCGGCGGGGCGTGGTTACCGTTCCGTCTCCGCCGGTTACCCCGTCGTGAAACCTCCCTGCGCCGGGCCTCGTAGAGCGGCGCGCGCAACCACGCCGTTCCTCCCCGGACGGCTCGTTCCTCCCTTTCTCCAGACCGTATGTCACACGCACTCCTCCTGGACGGCGTTTCCAAGAGCTACGCCGGCCATGCCGCGGTCAAGAACCTGAGCCTGGCGGTGCCGCAGGGCACCATCTACGGCATCCTGGGCCCCAACGGTGCCGGCAAGTCCACCACGCTGCGGATGGTGATGAACATCATCATCCGCGATTCCGGGCGCATTGCACTGCTGGGCGCCGATCCCCAGGTGGACCGCGGCGTCCTGTGCCGCGTGGGCTACCTCCCCGAGGAGCGCGGCCTATACCGGAAGATGTCGGTGATCGACGTGATCACCTTCTTTGCCGAGCTCAAGGGCGTTCCCGCGGCCCGGGCCAGGTCCGAGGGCGCGCGGTGGCTGGAGCGGATGGGGCTGGGCGACTGGCGCAACGCCAGGGTCGAGACGCTGTCGAAGGGGATGCAGCAGAAGGTGCAGTTCGTCACGACCGTGGTGCACGCGCCCGACCTGCTGATTTTGGACGAGCCGCACTCCGGGCTGGACCCCGTGAACCAGGAGGTGCTGCGCGACACCATTCTGCAGGCGCGCGACGAGGGGCGCACGGTGATCTTCAGCACGCACAACATGGAACAGGCCGAGCAGATGTGCGAGCACGTCTGCATCATCGCGGGAGGCGAAAAGGTGCTGGACGGCAACCTTCGCGACGTGCGCCGCGCCCATCGCGGAAACCGCTACGCCGTGGCGTTCGACGAGCCGTCGGACACCGCGGACCGCTTCATGGCCACCTGGCCGGGGTTCGAGAACGTGGAGCGCACGCGCGACGGCTGGGTGGCCCAGCTTCGCCCGTCTACGAGCCCCCGCGAGCTGGTGGCGGCCGCCAACGGGCTCGACGTGCCGCTCTCTCGCTTCGAGCACGTGCAGCCGTCGCTTCACGAGATCTTCGTCAGCAAGGTGGGCGACGCCGCCCGTCCGCGCCGCAGCCCCGAGGTGGCCCATGCGTAACGTGATGATCATCATCCGCCGCGAGTTCAAGGAGCGCGTGCGGACCCGGTCGT from Longimicrobium sp. includes the following:
- a CDS encoding ABC transporter ATP-binding protein, translating into MSHALLLDGVSKSYAGHAAVKNLSLAVPQGTIYGILGPNGAGKSTTLRMVMNIIIRDSGRIALLGADPQVDRGVLCRVGYLPEERGLYRKMSVIDVITFFAELKGVPAARARSEGARWLERMGLGDWRNARVETLSKGMQQKVQFVTTVVHAPDLLILDEPHSGLDPVNQEVLRDTILQARDEGRTVIFSTHNMEQAEQMCEHVCIIAGGEKVLDGNLRDVRRAHRGNRYAVAFDEPSDTADRFMATWPGFENVERTRDGWVAQLRPSTSPRELVAAANGLDVPLSRFEHVQPSLHEIFVSKVGDAARPRRSPEVAHA
- a CDS encoding GatB/YqeY domain-containing protein produces the protein MPETPLKEQLRTDLNQARRDRDKLRTTVLSTFLSEIRNKEIDQGREAADDDVRGLLTTAIKRRREAAEQFRAGGRAELAEKEDQEAAQLQAYLPPALGDDEVRAMIREAMDAGATDLGGIMKAVSPRVKGRFEGKELNRMAREALA